The region CTGTGACCGCTGTCTCTTCCACAGATATAAAAGCGTGGTGACACCCCGGCGCGCAGCAGTGGCTATTGCTTGTTGTTGGATTGTCTCCTTTCTGGTGGGACTTACCCCTATGTTTGGCTGGAACAACCTGAACAAGATGCGGAGGACTCAAGAGCTGAATGCCAGCCACACAGAGTTTGTCATCAAGTGCCAGTTTGAGACCGTCATCAGCATGGAGTACATGGTGTACTTTAACTTCTTCGTCTGGGTCCTGCCTCCCCTGTTGTTGATGCTGCTCATCTACCTGGAAGTCTTCAACCTCATCCGCAAGCAGCTCAACAAGAAGGTCTCCTCCAGCTCCACTGATCCCCAGAAGTATTACGGGAAGGAGCTGAAGATTGCCAAGTCCTTAGCACTGGTCCTGTTCCTCTTCGCACTGAGCTGGCTCCCTCTGCACGTCCTCAATTGCATCACCTTGTTCTGCCCATCCTGCGAGACGCCACACATCCTCACCTACATTGCCATCTTCCTCACCCATGGCAACTCAGCCATGAACCCCATCGTCTATGCCTTCAGGATCAAAAAGTTCCGGACAGCCTTCCTGCAAATCTGGAACCAGTACTTCTGctgcaaaaccaacaaaaatgtCAACAGCACCACTGCCGAACCAGGCAACTAGGGGCTAAGAAAGAGCAGAGAGGCGTCCTCCATGCCCAGCCAGGTTCCCGTCTTACTGTTGTTCCTGCCATCTGGGGAAGGGACGAGAACCCAGGAGAGCTGGGTTTGCCAGCCCTGTGCGATCTGAACAGCCCTATCCCCAAGCTACTCTACGGAGCTATTTATTCACAAGCATTGTACTATTTTGATATTGTAGCCTGCACTGTTCTTGacttttttgttgggttttttttgatttttttaaaggttgcCAAATATTTAAGAAGAAATTGTACAGACAAAGGCGCGGTTTATCTTAATACAAATAAAGTAAAATGATAAAAACCACCCAAAAGGTCCTCTTCTGTTGATGGAGACCTCTGGCTTCCTGGACCATGGTggtcagtgatgctggagcatcCCTGTGGGGTACCACATCCCCAGGCCCATGAGAGTCCTTGGGTACTGGGGAAGAGGGACACCCTGGTGGGAGTGAAGCTGCTGGGAGCAAGGGGAGCCCTAGGCAATGAGATTTTGGCAGCTCTGAGGCACAGGGGTTTCAAAAGCACCCCCTTCCCTGCATAGCCAGGGAGACATGAGCCAGGCTGGGACACCAGTCCTGGAAGGAGGCTGGGAAAAAGCCAGCACCCACTGCAGGGTAAGGAACCCACCATCCCCACAAAAAAAGGATCCATCTCTGACTCCCAAGGCTACTAAAGCGGGAAATTGAAACCCTCAAACGTAGCCCCAGAGCACATTCAGCAAGAAGCACCCTCTGCTGCCCCAATATGTCTCATCATGGACTCCAGCAGCACCCTGTCATCTTGCAAGCTGCACCCAGAGGGCTGTGTCCTCTCTGCGTGCCCTCTCTCTTCATTCTAGATGGCTTcaactcctttcttcctcttctcatcAAGGTGAGCCATCCCAGCCCATCCTGCATTGGAGGGAGGCAGCATCTCTGGATGATgctcagagcagcactgccaggcctgGCTCTGTGGCAGGATTTATTCCAGGGCTGACTGGGTGGTGGGAAGAATTAATCTGAGTTAATCAGGATTCC is a window of Struthio camelus isolate bStrCam1 chromosome 24, bStrCam1.hap1, whole genome shotgun sequence DNA encoding:
- the ADORA1 gene encoding adenosine receptor A1 isoform X2; amino-acid sequence: MAHPISAFQAAYISIEVLIALVSVPGNILVIWAVKMNQALRDATFCFIVSLAVADVAVGALVIPLAIIINIGPQTEFYSCLMVACPVLILTESSILALLAIAVDRYLRVKIPVRYKSVVTPRRAAVAIACCWIVSFLVGLTPMFGWNNLNKMRRTQELNASHTEFVIKCQFETVISMEYMVYFNFFVWVLPPLLLMLLIYLEVFNLIRKQLNKKVSSSSTDPQKYYGKELKIAKSLALVLFLFALSWLPLHVLNCITLFCPSCETPHILTYIAIFLTHGNSAMNPIVYAFRIKKFRTAFLQIWNQYFCCKTNKNVNSTTAEPGN
- the ADORA1 gene encoding adenosine receptor A1 isoform X1: MGGEQSVIAGCSGRGGLAHSCTESRRGGGSPALAAGGAGEQGAPALPGGSQAATARPMRDGTPRRVCKADHRGMEVTEGPQHLWGGGRSIMAHPISAFQAAYISIEVLIALVSVPGNILVIWAVKMNQALRDATFCFIVSLAVADVAVGALVIPLAIIINIGPQTEFYSCLMVACPVLILTESSILALLAIAVDRYLRVKIPVRYKSVVTPRRAAVAIACCWIVSFLVGLTPMFGWNNLNKMRRTQELNASHTEFVIKCQFETVISMEYMVYFNFFVWVLPPLLLMLLIYLEVFNLIRKQLNKKVSSSSTDPQKYYGKELKIAKSLALVLFLFALSWLPLHVLNCITLFCPSCETPHILTYIAIFLTHGNSAMNPIVYAFRIKKFRTAFLQIWNQYFCCKTNKNVNSTTAEPGN